DNA sequence from the Perca fluviatilis chromosome 4, GENO_Pfluv_1.0, whole genome shotgun sequence genome:
ACTGACCCTCATTTAAAGTGCGAGGATATACTCGAAAGTGGAGTCTGCGTGTGTAGGCTATGCGACATAAATCCCTCGACCCAATGCCTTATCATGGCTGTGGTCATGGCGGTAACCGTGACGTCAGAGTGTGTCTCCTCCAGCTCGTGGTGACGTCAGAGGCGGGCGGATGCGCTCAAAGCAAAGTGGAAAACCCACAACATGAAAACGGGAGTGACATCCATTAAAGAGGCAGGCCGACCAAAAGCCAAGGCCCACGTTTTTATTAAGATtagattaattaaaataaaaaaaaacatatgttcAGGAATTCATAAATTATTAGGCCTACTACTTGGTGACCAAACCTTAACAGTTTAAACCATTAACCATGTTTTGTGTCCTTCTTTTTTTATGGTTATAGGGGATGTTCGTTCTTGGGTTGCCCTACGCCATCCTGCACGGAGGATACCTCGGACTCTTTCTCATTATTTTCGCCGCCGTAGTGTGCTGTTACACGGGGAAAATCCTAATTGCCTGCCTGTATGAGGAGGACGAAGACGGGCAGCTCGTCCGTGTGAGGGACTCCTATGTGGACATTGCCAACGCCTGCTGCGCGCCCAGATTCCCATCATTAGGTGGCCATGTCGTGAATGTAGCCCAAATCATAGAGCTAGTGATGACTTGCATCCTGTATGTGGTGGTCAGTGGCAATCTCATGTACAACAGCTTCCCCAACATGCCTATTTCCCAGAAGTCTTGGGCCATCATCGCCACCATCGCTCTCCTCCCCTGCGCCTTCCTCAGGAGCCTGAAAGCCGTCTCCAAGTTCAGCTTGCTGTGCACGATAGCCCACTTTGTCATCAACGTCCTGGTGATAGCCTACTGCCTCTCCAGAGCGAGGGACTGGGCCTGGGACAAGGTCAAGTTTTACATCGATGTCAAGAAGTTCCCTATCTCCATTGGGATTATCGTGTTCAGCTACACCTCGCAGATCTTCCTGCCGTCTCTGGAGGGGAACATGCAGAAACCGAGCGAGTTCCACTGCATGATGAACTGGACTCACATCGCTGCCTGCATCCTCAAGGGCCTGTTCGCCCTAGTGGCCTACTTGACCTGGGCTGATGCAACCAAGGAGGTCATCACGGACAACCTGCCCCCAACCATCAGAGCTGTCGTCAACATCTTTCTAGTGGCCAAAGCTTTGCTGTCGTATCCGCTGCCGTTTTTCGCTGCTGTCGAGGTATTAGAGAAATCGTTTTTCCAGGACGGAGGACGTGCGATCTTTCCAGATTGCTACAGAGGCGATGGACGCATTAAACCCTGGGGGCTCAGTCTCCGATGTATCCTTGTTGTGTTCACCTTGCTCATGGCGGTCTTTGTGCCACATTTCGCCCTCCTTATGGGTCTCACTGGCAGCCTGACAGGTGCAGGCCTGTGCTTTCTGCTTCCCAGTCTCTTCCACCTGAGGCTTTTATGGAGAAAGCTGCTATGGCACCAGGTTTTCTTTGATGTCGCCATCTTT
Encoded proteins:
- the slc32a1 gene encoding vesicular inhibitory amino acid transporter, translating into MATLIRSKLSNKLSNAATTVSNKSQAKVSGMFARMGFQAATDEEGLGFAACDDLDYDHRQGMQMDILTTDEMGGEGSGEALDGDSHYQRDGTGPPNSASKDGDLVNELTEAKPKITAWEAGWNVTNAIQGMFVLGLPYAILHGGYLGLFLIIFAAVVCCYTGKILIACLYEEDEDGQLVRVRDSYVDIANACCAPRFPSLGGHVVNVAQIIELVMTCILYVVVSGNLMYNSFPNMPISQKSWAIIATIALLPCAFLRSLKAVSKFSLLCTIAHFVINVLVIAYCLSRARDWAWDKVKFYIDVKKFPISIGIIVFSYTSQIFLPSLEGNMQKPSEFHCMMNWTHIAACILKGLFALVAYLTWADATKEVITDNLPPTIRAVVNIFLVAKALLSYPLPFFAAVEVLEKSFFQDGGRAIFPDCYRGDGRIKPWGLSLRCILVVFTLLMAVFVPHFALLMGLTGSLTGAGLCFLLPSLFHLRLLWRKLLWHQVFFDVAIFVIGGICSISGFIHSMEGLVEAFRYNIQE